Below is a window of Roseivirga misakiensis DNA.
ATATGTGTTCTTCATGATGCTCTTCTACATACAACCAGTGATACTCCGCGGCATCTACTCCTAAAATCTGTTGTTTAAAACCCCAAATCGTACCCAAAAGAGATAGTAGTAATATGCAGTTTATAAACTGATGAATGTCCTTTGGTTTTCGGAAAAGCAGAAAGATTAATGGAACGGTCAGAAATTGGTAAAAACCAATACCGCGCATCGCATAAAACCAAGCGATTAAGCCATTTCCAGCTGGGTTAACTGATTGGAAAAGAATATAGCCCATCCAAATTACCGTAAGCCAAACAATGTCTTGCTTCACATGCTTCCATTTTACTCTTACGTCTTTGTTTAGCAGTACGACAAGCCAAGAAAGTACAAGCAAAATGTCTATGCTTAAACCCCAAGGACCAGGTAGGTATCTTGTTAAGCCAGTAGACAGAAAACCCATAATTAGAGCTCCCCAAACACCGTATTTTGGATTTTTCCAGATGATTGAAAGTGAGGTGAGTGCAATTGGTAGCGCCAAAACAATCAAACCTCCAGCAAGCCCCATCACTTTGATCGCGAAAAAGGATAAGGCTATTATGACTAACAGAATAAGGATTCCGAAGCCTGAGTTTATTTTCTGGGCTCCCTGGCGTATGGCTAGTATATCAATATTGAAATCGCGGTGTTTCACATTATGAAGGTAGACTTCCTAAATGCCGAAATTTTGCTTGTTAGTTAAACTGCTCGAAAGTGAAGTTTAGTGGTAGGTTCAGTCAGATTGGTGGATCACCTTGTTAAACTGGCGTGCTCGATCGGGCCAAGAATTCTTTTTGGCGAACTCAATGCGTTTTTGTCCCTTTAACCTGTTGTTATACTGGATTTCTTTTTGAGTTAAAGCGATGAATTCTGCTGGGCCATCGGCTATGCTGATCAATTTTTCGAAATCAGATAGATCGGCAAAGTCAGTGCTAATCACTGGTTTACCAAGCGCTAAATATTCGTTGATTTTCAAGGGGTAAATGGCTTTGGTTAATTCATTTTTCACAAAAGGAATCAGGCACGCGTCTAACATGTTCAATTTTTCAGGTAGTAACTCTTGGTTTATCGCTCCGTGGAAGTGAACATTAGCTGGCATTTGTGGAAGGTTAGTTTTGATCGGCCCGAAAAAGTGGTGTTCATACAAGTGGAAGGATTGGGCAAGTCGACTAATCAAATTAAAGTCTATCCGATCATCAATAGCTCCTGCATAACCCAAGGTATAGCTACGTTTTTTATTTGGTACTACCGTTTTGAAGACGTCGAGATTCACGCCATTAGGAACCAAATAACAATTCTCGTTCAATTTAGATTTTTGGTCTTTTAAATGTTGGCTTGTACAAATAACCCCATCTGCAGTTTTGATAAACTCTTCTTCATAGCTAGGGCCATGTTTTCCAGACCAGGTAGTTCCAGAAATCTCATCATAACAGTAGTAAAATGTCTTTTTTGCCTTCCAGTAAGGCTGAGTTAATAGGCCGAACTCAGGATTAAATGCATTGATTAATGTAGTTTTTTCAGGGTTCACTTTTTTGGTAATAGATCGGATACTTCTTTTTAAAACCCATGCATTCATCCGATTGAATAATCTTAAAACCCTTTGATTGTTAATCCAGTTAGTTGGTAATACTGGTGGTGAACTATAGACTTCTATAGTGCCAAAATTGGTTTTGATATTTCTCCATTTGTTGGCTAATCCCATCACTCTTTTCTTCGGGGCATAGCGATTGAAAAACACATCTTTCCATGTATAATGATAATCTACCAAAATTACCCGGTTCTCCTTAGTTAGCCGCGTCATCAGCTCTAAAGTAGATTTGATGTAAGGTGTATCCCAGGCGGGAAATGAATGGCAGATGATAGTATTCATGCTCAAATAGTTGCTGGTTTGAAACCTTGGGTCAACAATTGCTTCATTTTCATTCTAAGCCAAGTTCTTCGCTTAGGTACTTCACCAATTATATCTTCCATGACATCGACGGAAACACCATTTAAAAATAGGAGGGGCTTTTGCCCTGCGAGTTTAGAATATACCTTCACAGCATGCTTGTCGGCAGCTGTCCACTTTCGGTTGGCTCTAGCCACCAATAAGTGAATGGCTGCCCCTTGTAAGTCAGATTGTGCATAGGGCTCATGTAGAATTGCATCAATTTCTTTAAAAGTGAATTCAGGAATTTTTAAGTCGCTTGCCGATAAGAATTTCTCGAAATATGCCTTCAAACTTTCTGATAGCAAGGTCTTGCCTTCGCCGTGTTGTGTACTTAAAAGAATTACCTCCCTTGGAACATCCTGACCGTTGGTTTTTGCCCTTAATTCTTGTACCAAAAGGTTTAGTGCTTGCTTATTCAATTGAGGGAAATCTACCAAATGTTTATCTGGATGCGCTGGTTGTTTCGAGAGTACACCAGCGATTTTCAGCTTGGTTTGTGCACTGGCATTTTCAGGGTTTTTTAAACTGCTGTCCATCAACTCCAAGGCTATGATTATACCTGTGGGTAAGACTAGCCCAACGAGGAAGGCCAATATCACCATCATCATTCTTTTTGATTTTAATGGTTTATCAGGGTAATATGGTGCATCAATTACCTTTAAGTTACTCGACATCATACTGCTGTATTTATGGAGTCGAGCTTGATTATAACTGTGCAGGTTTTCCAAATAAGCGCGCTCAGCCACATCTATTTCTCTTTCTAATCTCTTTAGCGTAGAGCCAAGCGGTGCAAAACGATCATAAATCATCTCGTACTCTCGTTTTCTTATATCCATTACCTCAAGCTTTGCCGAAGACTCCTCTTTTATGATGACTTGGTTAAGCCAGTTGGTCAATAAGTCTTTGGTTTCAACGCCTTCAGCAGTCTGGTTTACTAGAATTAGTTCGTCAGCTATACTTGTCATTTCGGTCTTTAGCGAATCGATCGTAGCACCGAGATTAGATTTTCTGATGTATCTGCTTTCATCAAACGTAGTATCATTGACTAATTCTAACTGTGTAAGCATAGCCGTTTGCTTAGAAATCTCAGATCTGTTAAATGCTATCTTACTTTGAAGCTGAGGAATAATCTGCTTATCCACGATTTCTGCTTCTACTTTCGCCAATGCAGATTTTGATGCGGCTAGGATCTTTAATTCCTCTTGATATTG
It encodes the following:
- a CDS encoding glycosyltransferase, whose amino-acid sequence is MNTIICHSFPAWDTPYIKSTLELMTRLTKENRVILVDYHYTWKDVFFNRYAPKKRVMGLANKWRNIKTNFGTIEVYSSPPVLPTNWINNQRVLRLFNRMNAWVLKRSIRSITKKVNPEKTTLINAFNPEFGLLTQPYWKAKKTFYYCYDEISGTTWSGKHGPSYEEEFIKTADGVICTSQHLKDQKSKLNENCYLVPNGVNLDVFKTVVPNKKRSYTLGYAGAIDDRIDFNLISRLAQSFHLYEHHFFGPIKTNLPQMPANVHFHGAINQELLPEKLNMLDACLIPFVKNELTKAIYPLKINEYLALGKPVISTDFADLSDFEKLISIADGPAEFIALTQKEIQYNNRLKGQKRIEFAKKNSWPDRARQFNKVIHQSD
- a CDS encoding GumC family protein — its product is MSLLELIRLIVRYFWHIAGTALVLTLLVFFSTKNDKKEYATHTLLNTGLISGYSIESSSSGRIDYAKTNNELENLINLALAYETHRELSARLLAYFLWQDYQGALDILPENVSDYRKSIKELPIQVTERENEESLLYQIIQIRDKDNENPVHKLINSENAFFGLDQLANLKVSREGNSDMIRMEYSSIDPILSQKTLSLLTDIFITQQKANKEGQTDSVIGFFKDAVDKSDRKLKGAEDELLKFRVNNQIINYYEQTRFISGNKQELDRQYQEELKILAASKSALAKVEAEIVDKQIIPQLQSKIAFNRSEISKQTAMLTQLELVNDTTFDESRYIRKSNLGATIDSLKTEMTSIADELILVNQTAEGVETKDLLTNWLNQVIIKEESSAKLEVMDIRKREYEMIYDRFAPLGSTLKRLEREIDVAERAYLENLHSYNQARLHKYSSMMSSNLKVIDAPYYPDKPLKSKRMMMVILAFLVGLVLPTGIIIALELMDSSLKNPENASAQTKLKIAGVLSKQPAHPDKHLVDFPQLNKQALNLLVQELRAKTNGQDVPREVILLSTQHGEGKTLLSESLKAYFEKFLSASDLKIPEFTFKEIDAILHEPYAQSDLQGAAIHLLVARANRKWTAADKHAVKVYSKLAGQKPLLFLNGVSVDVMEDIIGEVPKRRTWLRMKMKQLLTQGFKPATI